A genomic segment from Bubalus bubalis isolate 160015118507 breed Murrah chromosome 5, NDDB_SH_1, whole genome shotgun sequence encodes:
- the PCNX3 gene encoding pecanex-like protein 3 isoform X1 — protein MGSQVLQILRQGVWASLTGGWFFDPHQSTFSNCFHLYVWIFLLTFPFLLYMVLPPSLMVAGVYCLVVAVIFATIKTVNYRLHAMFDQGEIVEKRNSTMGEPEEEPAQGDSNLPRDPGVEMTVFRKVSSTPPVRCSSQHSVFGFNQVSELLPRIEDSGPLRDIKELVREQGSNNVIVTSADREMLKLSSQEKLIGDLPQTPPGAAPDPSLPSTDSSERSPLAGDGAPWSGGSVADTPMSPLLKGSLSQELSKSFLTLTRPERALVRTSSRREQRRGAGGYQPLDRRGSGDPTPQKAGSSDSCFSGTDRETLSSFKSEKTNSTHLDSPPGGQAPEGSDTDPPSEAELPASPDAGVPSDDTLRSFDTVVGAGTPPGPAEPLLVVRPKDLALLRPSKRRPPVRRHSPATGRAPRRPLLEGRGFFEDDDTSEGSELSPASSLRSQRRYSTDSSSSTSCYSPASSRGAAGGARKRRAPHGAEEGMAVPPKRPYGTQRTPSTASAKTHARVLSMDGAGGDALRGPPAGSKAELEAQAGVELAAAEPAVLAAEARRGPAANQPGWRGELREEGALGGGAEETGKRDHSSNVRRAQAIRRRHNAGSNPTPPASVMGSPPSSLQEAQRGRAASHSRALTLPSALHFASSLLLTRAGANVHEACTFDDTSEGAVHYFYDESGVRRSYTFGLAGGGYENPVGQQGEQAANGAWDRHSHSSSFHSADVPEATGGLNLLQPRPVVLQGMQVRRVPLEIPEFDLLDQDSLHESQEQTLMEEAPPRAQHSYKYWLLPGRWTSVRYERLALLALLDRTRGLLENILGVGLSSLVAFLGYLLLLKGFFTDIWVFQFCLVIASCQYSLLKSVQPDAASPMHGHNWVIAYSRPVYFCICCLLIWLLDALGSAQPFPPVSLYGLTLFSASFFFCARDVATVFTLCFPFVFLLGLLPQVNTCLMYLLEQIDMHGFGGTAATSPLTAVFSLSRSLLAAALLYGFCLGAIKSPWPEQHVPVIFSVFCGLLVALSYHLSRQSSDPTVLWSLVRSKLFPELEERSLETARAEPPDPLPEKMRQSVREVLHSDLVMCVVIAVLTFAISASTVFIALKSVLGFVLYALAGAVGFFTHYLLPQLRKQLPWFCLSQPVLKPLEYSQYEVRGAAQVMWFEKLYAGLQCVEKYLIYPAVVLNALTVDAHTVVSHPDKFCLYCRALLMTVAGLKLLRSAFCCPPQQYLTLAFTVLLFHFDYPRLSQGFLLDYFLMSLLCSKLWDLLYKLRFVLTYIAPWQITWGSAFHAFAQPFAVPHSAMLFVQALLSALFSTPLNPLLGSAVFIMSYARPLKFWERDYNTKRVDHSNTRLVTQLDRNPGADDNNLNSIFYEHLTRSLQHTLCGDLVLGRWGNYGPGDCFVLASDYLNALVHLIEVGNGLVTFQLRGLEFRGTYCQQREVEAITEGVEEDEGCCCCEPGHLPRVLSFNAAFGQRWLAWEVTASKYVLEGYSISDNNAASMLQVFDLRKILVTYYVRSIIYYVSRSPKLEAWLSHEGIATALRPVRAPGYADSDPTFSLSVDEDYDLRLSGLSLPSFCAVHLEWIQYCASRRSQPVDQDWNSPLVTLCFGLCVLGRRALGTASHSMSASLEPFLYGLHALFKGDFRITSPRDEWVFADMDLLHRVVAPGVRMALKLHQDHFTSPDEYEEPAALYDAIAANEERLVISHEGDPAWRSAILSNTPSLLALRHVLDDASDEYKIIMLNRRHLSFRVIKVNRECVRGLWAGQQQELVFLRNRNPERGSIQNAKQALRNMINSSCDQPLGYPIYVSPLTTSLAGSHPQLRALWGGPVSLGAIAHWLLRSWERLHKGCGAGCNSGGNVDDSDCGGGGGLTSLSNNPPLAQPTPENTAGAGDQPLPPGPAWGPRPSLSGSGDGRPPPLLQWPPPRLPGPSPASPALPEGPRPSRPPGPGLLSSEGPSGKWSLGGRKGLGGSEGEPASGSPKGTTPKSQAPLDLSLSPDISTEASPPRTVQDIPCLDSSAPETGTPTGALGDWPAPAEERESPAAQPLLEHQY, from the exons atggggtcgcaggtaTTGCAGATCCTACGCCAGGGGGTGTGGGCCTCGCTCACCGGCGGTTGGTTCTTCGACCCGCACCAGAGCACCTTTTCCAACTGCTTCCACCTCTATGTCTGGATCTTCCTGCTCACCTTCCCTTTCTTGCTGTACATG GTCCTGCCCCCCAGCTTGATGGTGGCTGGTGTGTACTGCCTTGTGGTGGCTGTCATCTTCGCTACCATCAAGACTGTGAACTATCGGCTGCATGCTATGTTCGACCAGGGCGAGATTGTGGAGAAGCGCAACTCTACCATGGGGGAACCAGAGGAAGAGCCTGCCCAGGGGGACAGCAATCTGCCCAG AGACCCTGGAGTGGAAATGACCGTATTTCGAAAAGTGAGTTCCACACCCCCCGTGCGCTGTAGCTCTCAGCATTCCGTGTTTGGCTTCAACCAGGTCTCG GAGTTGCTGCCCCGGATAGAGGACTCTGGGCCCCTCAGAG ACATCAAGGAGCTGGTGCGGGAGCAGGGCAGCAACAACGTGATCGTGACCTCGGCCGATCGAGAGATGCTGAAGCTAAGCTCACAGGAGAAGCTGA TTGGAGATCTTCCCCAGACGCCTCCAGGGGCCGCCCCGGACCCTTCTCTCCCCAGCACGGACTCCTCAGAACGTTCTCCCCTGGCTGGAGACGGAGCCCCGTGGAGTGGCGGCAGTGTGGCTGACACTCCCATGAGCCCCCTCCTGAAGGGCAGCCTCAGCCAGGAGCTTAGCAAGAGCTTCCTGACCCTGACCCGGCCCGAGCGGGCCCTGGTGAGGACCAGCAGTCGACGGGAACAGCGCCGGGGAGCAGGCGGCTACCAGCCCCTGGACCGGCGGGGCTCAGGGGACCCCACACCCCAGAAAGCTGGCTCCTCAGATTCCTGCTTCAGTGGCACTGACAGGGAGACGTTGAGCAGCTTCAAGAGTGAGAAGACCAATTCTACCCACCTGGACAGCCCCCCTGGAGGGCAAGCCCCAGAGGGCAGCGATACAGACCCCCCCTCGGAGGCAGAGCTGCCCGCCTCCCCTGATGCCGGAGTCCCCTCAGATGACACGCTGCGCTCCTTTGACACAGTCGTAGGAGCGGGGACGCCACCGGGCCCGGCCGAGCCTCTCCTGGTTGTGCGGCCCAAGGACTTGGCGCTGCTCCGGCCCAGCAAACGGCGGCCGCCTGTGCGGAGACACTCCCCCGCCACAGGCCGGGCCCCTCGGCGGCCGCTGCTGGAAGGCCGGGGCTTCTTCGAGGATGACGACACCAGCGAGGGCAGTGAACTGagcccagcctccagcctccgGTCCCAGCGCCGCTACAGCACCGACAGCTCCTCTTCCACTTCTTGCTATTCCCCCGCGAGTTCTCGGGGGGCCGCTGGGGGAGCCCGGAAACGACGGGCCCCCCACGGGGCTGAGGAGGGGATGGCTGTGCCCCCCAAGCGGCCCTATGGGACCCAGCGGACGCCTAGTACTGCCAGCGCCAAAACGCACGCCCGCGTGCTGAGCATGGATGGGGCAGGGGGGGATGCCCTGCGGGGTCCCCCGGCCGGCTCCAAGGCTGAGCTGGAGGCCCAGGCAGGGGTGGAGCTGGCTGCCGCTGAGCCCGCTGTGCTGGCCGCCGAGGCCCGCAGGGGACCTGCTGCCAACCAGCCTGGCTGGCGCGGGGAGCTGCGGGAGGAAGGTGCGCTGGGGGGAG GTGCCGAGGAGACTGGCAAGCGGGACCACTCAAGCAACGTGAGGCGGGCACAGGCCATCCGGAGGCGGCACAACGCCGGCAGcaaccccacccccccagcctcGGTCATGGGCTCACCCCCCAG cagcCTGCAGGAGGCTCAGCGGGGCCGTGCGGCCTCCCACTCCCGGGCTCTGACACTGCCCTCGGCCCTGCACTTCGCCTCCTCGCTGCTGCTCACCCGGGCCGGCGCCAACGTGCACGAGGCCTGCACCTTCGATGACACCTCCGAGGGTGCCGTGCACTACTTCTACGACGAGAGCG GTGTGCGGCGTTCCTACACCTTTGGCCTGGCTGGAGGTGGCTATGAGAACCCCGTGGGGCAGCAGGGGGAGCAGGCAGCCAATGGAGCCTG GGACCGCCACTCGCATTCCTCCAGCTTCCATTCAGCTGACGTCCCAGAGGCCACCGGCGGCCTGAACCTGCTGCAGCCGCGGCCCGTCGTCCTACAGGGCATGCAGGTGCGCCGAGTGCCCCTGGAGATCCCGGAG TTTGACCTACTGGACCAGGACTCCCTGCACGAATCCCAGGAGCAGACGCTAATGGAGGAGGCGCCACCCCGGGCCCAGCACAGTTACAAGTACTGGCTTCTTCCTGGCCGCTGGACCTCTGTGCGCTACGAGCGGCTCGCCCTGCTGGCACTGCTGGACCG GACGCGCGGGCTGCTGGAGAACATCCTCGGCGTCGGCCTGAGCAGCCTCGTCGCCTTCCTGGGCTACCTGCTGCTGCTCAAGGGCTTCTTCACGGACATCTGGGTCTTCCAGTTCTGCCTGGTCATCGCCTCCTGCCAGTATTCCCTGCTGAAG AGCGTGCAGCCAGATGCCGCCTCTCCCATGCAC GGCCACAACTGGGTCATTGCGTACAGCCGGCCCGTCTACTTCTGCATCTGCTGTCTGCTCATCTGGCTGCTGGACGCCTTGGGCTCCGCACAGCCcttccctcccgtctccctctaTGGCCTCACGCTGTTCTCCGCCTCCTTCTTCTTTTGTGCCCGTGATGTGGCCACTG TGTTCACCTTGTGCTTCCCGTTCGTCTTTCTCCTGGGCCTCTTGCCCCAGGTGAACACCTGCCTCATGTACCTGCTGGAGCAGATAGACATGCACGGCTTTGGGGGCACAG CTGCCACCAGCCCCTTGACAGCCGTCTTCAGCCTTTCCCGCAGCCTGCTGGCCGCCGCCCTGCTCTACGGCTTCTGCCTCGGGGCCATCAAG AGCCCTTGGCCGGAGCAGCACGTCCCTGTCATCTTCTCCGTCTTCTGTGGCCTCCTGGTCGCGCTGTCCTACCACCTGAGCCGGCAGAGCAGCGACCCCACCGTGCTCTG GTCTCTGGTCCGGAGCAAGCTCTTCCCTGAGCTGGAGGAGCGGAGCTTGGAGACCGCCCGTGCTGAGCCCCCAGACCCACTGCCAGAAAAGATGCGCCAGTCAGTG CGTGAGGTCCTCCATTCCGACCTGGTGATGTGTGTGGTGATCGCCGTGCTCACCTTTGCCATCAGCGCCAGCACCGTCTTCATTGCCCTAAAG TCCGTGCTAGGTTTTGTGTTGTACGCACTGGCGGGGGCCGTAGGCTTCTTCACACATTACCTGCTGCCGCAGCTCCGCAAGCAGCTGCCCTGGTTCTGCCTGTCGCAGCCCGTACTGAAGCCGCTGGAGTACAGCCAGTACGAAGTGCGAG GTGCTGCCCAGGTGATGTGGTTTGAGAAGCTGTATGCAGGCCTGCAGTGCGTGGAGAAGTACCTCATCTACCCGGCCGTGGTGCTCAACGCCCTCACGGTGGACGCTCACACGGTCGTCAGCCACCCAGACAAGTTCTGCCTCTA CTGCCGGGCGCTGCTCATGACCGTGGCTGGGCTGAAGCTGCTGCGCTCGGCTTTCTGCTGCCCGCCCCAGCAGTACCTGACCTTGGCCTTCACCGTCTTGCTCTTTCACTTCGACTACCCGCGCCTCTCCCAGGGCTTCCTGCTCGACTACTTCCTCATGTCCCTGCTCTGCAGCAAG CTGTGGGACCTGCTGTACAAGTTGCGTTTCGTGCTGACCTACATCGCGCCCTGGCAGATCACCTGGGGCTCAGCTTTCCACGCTTTTGCCCAGCCGTTTGCCGTGCCAC ACTCGGCCATGCTGTTCGTTCAGGCCCTGCTCTCGGCACTCTTTTCCACGCCTCTCAACCCACTGCTGGGCAGCGCTGTCTTCATCATGTCCTACGCCCGGCCCCTCAAGTTCTGGGAGCGTGACTACAA CACTAAACGCGTGGATCATTCCAACACCCGCCTGGTCACTCAGCTGGACCGGAACCCCG GCGCTGATGACAACAACCTCAACTCGATCTTCTACGAGCACTTGACCCGCTCGCTGCAGCACACACTGTGTGGGGACCTGGTGCTGGGCCGCTGGGGCAACTATGGCCCCGGCGACTGCTTCGTCCTGGCCTCCGACTACCTCAACGCCCTGGTCCACCTCATCGAGGTTGGCAACGGCCTCGTCACCTTCCAGCTGCGTGGCCTCGAGTTCCGGG GTACATACTGCCAGCAGCGGGAGGTGGAGGCCATCACCGAGGGCGTGGAGGAGGacgagggctgctgctgctgtgagcCAGGCCACCTGCCGAGGGTCCTGTCCTTCAATGCGGCTTTCGGGCAGCGCTGGCTGGCCTGGGAGGTGACGGCCAGCAAGTACGTGCTGGAGGGCTACAGCATCAGCGATAACAACGCCGCGTCCATGCTGCAGGTGTTCGACCTCCGCAAGATCCTCGTCACCTACTACGTCAGG AGTATCATCTACTACGTGAGCCGCTCTCCAAAGCTGGAGGCCTGGCTGAGCCACGAAGGCATTGCAACGGCCCTGCGTCCTGTGCGGGCACCTGGCTATGCTGACTCCGACCCCACCTTCTCTCTGAGCGTGGACGAGGACTATGACCTTCGCCTCTCCGGCCTCTCGCTGCCCTCCTTCTGCGCCGTGCACCTGGAGTGGATCCAGTACTGTGCCTCCCGGCGCAGCCAG CCTGTGGACCAGGATTGGAACTCGCCGCTGGTCACGCTGTGTTTTGGCCTGTGTGTGCTGGGCCGCCGGGCCCTGGGGACCGCCTCGCACAGCATGTCTGCCAG ctTGGAGCCCTTCCTCTACGGCCTGCATGCCCTGTTTAAGGGGGACTTCCGGATCACGTCCCCGCGGGACGAGTGGGTCTTTGCCGACATGGACCTGCTTCACCGCGTGGTGGCGCCCGGGGTTCGCATGGCCCTCAAGCTTCACCAG GACCACTTCACATCCCCAGACGAGTATGAGGAGCCAGCCGCCCTGTATGACGCCATCGCGGCCAACGAGGAGCGGCTGGTCATCTCGCACGAGGGCGACCCGGCCTGGCGCAGTGCCATCCTCAGCAACACGCCCTCGCTGCTGGCGCTGCGCCACGTCCTGGACGACGCCTCGGACGAGTACAAGATCATCATGCTCAACCGGCGCCATCTCAGCTTCCGCGTCATCAAG GTGAACCGCGAGTGTGTGCGCGGCCTCTGGGCcgggcagcagcaggagctggtGTTCCTGCGCAACCGCAACCCCGAGCGCGGCAGCATCCAGAACGCCAAGCAGGCGCTCCGCAACATGATCAACTCCTCCTGCGACCAGCCGCTGGGCTACCCCATCTACGTGTCTCCCCTCACCACCTCGCTGGCCGGCAGCCACCCTCAGCTGCGGGCGCTGTGGGGCGGCCCCGTCAGCCTGGGCGCCATCGCCCACTGGCTTCTGCGCAGCTGGGAGAG GCTTCACAAGGGCTGTGGTGCCGGCTGCAACAGCGGCGGGAACGTGGATGACTCGGACTGTGGCGGAGGTGGGGGCTTGACCTCCCTCAGCAATAACCCCCCCTTGGCACAACCCACACCTGAGAACACAGCAG GCGCTGGGGACCAGCCcctcccaccaggccctgcctggGGCCCGAGGCCCTCCTTGAGTGGCTCTGGTGATGGGCGCCCCCCTCCTCTCCTGCAGTGGCCACCCCCTCGGCTCCCTGGACCATCCCCCGCTTCACCGGCTCTCCCTGAGGGTCCCAGGCCCTCAAGGCCCCCTGGCCCTGGTCTCCTAAGTTCTGAGGGTCCCAGTGGGAAGTGGAGCCTGGGGGGTCGGAAGGGACTAGGGGGATCCGAGGGGGAGCCAGCCTCAGGGAGCCCTAAAGGAACCACCCCCAAATCTCAG GCGCCTCTAGACCTCAGCCTCAGCCCGGACATCAGCACTGAAGCCTCACCCCCCAGAACAGTGCAGGACATTCCTTGCTTGGACAGCAGTGCTCCTGAGACTGGCACGCCCACCGGGGCCCTGGGCGACTGGCCTGCTCCTGCAGAGGAGCGAGAGAGCCCGGCAGCTCAGCCCCTGCTGGAGCATCAGTACTGA